A segment of the Zingiber officinale cultivar Zhangliang chromosome 8B, Zo_v1.1, whole genome shotgun sequence genome:
GTGTTTATCTTACCAAAGAGGAAATTTTTCAGACTGATCTCGGTTTTGGATGACCCCGTGTGCTTGTGATGCGAATTTGTGCAATTACGTATTATCGCGTCGTGAATGGTTGAACTTTTGTTCCGAATATGATTGAGAAACTTGCGGAGATGAATCTTCTTTCAGAGCTTTTTTAGGACCGTCTTGTTACATTAGTCATATTGAACTCTCATGCATGTACTTCATAGGATGGATGTGTGTGATATTCGGAAGTGTGCTCTTCGTTACTATTGATTTTACCCTAGATTAGGCTCCTACGCATCCGCTTATTTTTGGTCGATGATACACATCCTATAGATGGTTTCGATTCTAGTATCTGATCCAAACAAAATGCAGTTGAAAACAAGGAGCTTTTTCAAACAAAACCAAGTTGTAGGAAAATGTACCATTAACGAACCATATAAGGCACTTATAGTTTTCATTGTGTAATACGTGCCTCCAATGTAAAGTTATTAGCTTTGCTCGTCATATGTGCTTTCAACCAGAAGTTTTTATCTCTGTGATTGTTTACCtcgttttatatatattttttaatgtttttcatTATCTATTGTTGTTCGTGTCTATTTGTTGTAGACAAAGCAACAAGATGTAATTTGAGATAATTTACACATATCGTATCATTCAATCTGCTTTAAAGAAATTGTGAATGATTTCTACGATATATGAATTAACTAATCAATGTTTGTAATCAGCTGTTTCTGCACTTACCCATATGTTTCAGAAATCTGATGTTGGTAGAAACTAACCAATGAATTGTGCCTCCTGTTCATTATAAAATCAATCTATAGCATGTGCCTTAGTTGCCTACCTTGTGTTATGCAAATCTAAAATGCTGCAATCGcatcaaatgtttttttttttaattcagttgATTTTATTTCCAGAGAAGATCATGTCAAAGCAAAGGGAATTATTTACTTGTCAAACATAAGGATGGTGTTTGTTGCAAAGAAACCTGTTGGAAACTTTGTGGCTTTTGATATGCCTCTGGTATGAGCTTTCTGAATTAATTGTATACTACTAATTGCATTTGGCATCTTGTGCATGGGATTCATATTTGCTTGGCACGAGTGGATGGTACTTTCTGCTGAGCCATAACTTTGATTGTCCCTATTAcatattctttattttatttcttgtatAATAGTCTGTAGAATTTTTTATGAACATATCTTCTGTCATTATTTGGTTCcataatctttattaatttggttaTTAAAAATTGCAAGTGAAACTGATTTTGTTAAGTTAATCTCTGGGGTTGCCAATATATTTTTGGTAATGGTCAAACAGCATAATTTTATGTTGCATTAGCCAGAAGTATACATCGTATCACCAATTTATTTTGTAAGTAGCTCGTTCTACAACTGGATTTTTCACTGTTGCTTACAACATCTAACATGTAGCTGATAGGGACAATATTGCAAATAGTTAGCCATGTCTGCTAACTAAAGATTACATATGGCGCATATGGTGTACTCAGATAAGCTCTCTTAAAGAATATCTATAGACATGATATGCGCACCACCTGATAAAAGCTGCCTGCATTCTCGTTCCCTGTTCGAGCAGAATCTAGTTTGCATGGTGTCAGTGGGATTGTAAAATGTCAAACAGCTACTTCTGAATTCTTCCAATTCCCCCTTGTTTCCCTCATATGTTGTAGCATGCATAGAATCTTTCATTTTGAGCATTAACTGCTTTGTTCTTTTGTTTGTTCATTAGCATCTCCAAACACATGCTTGGTTATTATCTCCGTGTAAGCATAGCTTGCTTTCTTTTGCAGCTATTTGTTCATGGAGAAAAATTCAACCAGCCAATATTTCACTGTAATAACATATCAGGATCCGTGGAACCTGTAAGTACTGGAGAggcactattttttttttttgatgtatcCATGGAGAATATACATTTGATGGCTCAATCATTTCATTTGGATGTGCCTAACTCAGGTGGTACCAGAGGGCCAGCACAGTGCACTCTACTCAACTCACAAATTCAAAATCTTGTTCAAGGAAGGTGGATGTGGAACTTTTGTTCCTCTTTTCTTAAATCTCATTGGAACCGTGAGGCAATACAATCAGCATGCAGCTGCTTATCGTGCTCAAGAAGCTGCAGCCCATGTGGATCCACTACAAGCTGCTCAGACTCCAGTGGATGACATGATGAGGCGCGCGTGAGTAGACGGGCATCGATAACATCAAATGTTTGCAATTGAAATGTTGGCATTCCTCTAGTTTTAAGTTTGTCTGATTCAACATCTCTATGTGCAGGTATGTTGATCCGAATGATCCGACTAGGATCTTTTTGCAGCAACCCACTCCTGAATCTCAACTGAGGAGGAGAACATATCATCCTAACTCTGCTGAAAACTCGTATTAAGGTGCCAAACCACTGTCATAATATCTCAAGATGTCTGGTAGTTCTTGTAAGTGTGATTCTCTTCGCGTAGATGCTTTGACACACTGCATTAAGTTTATGGTTCCATATTTCTGTAAGTTTGATATCCATATACCGTCGTTAATTTGGTGCCTTTTGTGTTGCTTTCATCTGCTCATATGGTATCAAAAACATGCATTAACAACTGTGTAATTTTGTAAAAGGTGAAATTCATCACTTTGACGGTCTTGTCTCAATACTATTGAAAAAGAATCAATCAAGAAATAGAATTTAGTCATTATATTGGAGGGTAATTTTTTGATCTTTGGATTCttcaattttataaatttatcatgTGATAAAAAAACTCTGGCTATGTCCTTGGGTATTTTTCACAACACTCTTTGCAAGTGTGGTTATGGTTAAATTGATAATATTTATTGAATAAATGTAAATAGCAAGTTTATTACAATTACggactaaaatattaaaattagtaATTTTTTGTTATTGATGCAGAATCATAAAGctattagaaaattaatttaaagtaTTAATCAAACCATTTTGGAATCATGAAATGTTAAGCCCCACGAACGTTCGAACGTTTTAGGTGAAAATTTTTTATGAAACCAAATTGGTCTTCCcgttcattatttttttaatgaaatgttAATCCacgaatattaaaaaaataacaagtCAAAACAAAGAGaggatttttaaaaagaaaaatcatagGAAAGATAGCATCTTTATAAATCCTTCTTAAATATTTTTGCAATGGAATAAAGATAATTTTTTCAAACGAAAATTAACATTCATTTTTAATCCAATCAATAAATTCAGCCAGCCGTTAATTTAGATTAGataaataaattagattaaaattttatcaatctaAATCCATCGTGAGATGACCCACCTAAGCCCACCGACTTGCACGAGTCATCTTGCAGATTGAGAAACacatcaacaacaacaaccaaaccctaacacatataaattaaattttatattaatttattatttttttattataattttaaaataaaaataatatttttcattatttgtatacatttatatttaaaatatttatttctagatatatttaattaatgaaatttttatagaataacaagttaaaaatatgaatattttttttaaatttttaatagatCGTGAATTGATCTACCTAACTCACACTCCGTTTTAGATTATATTGAATTAAAAAACTTTCAATCCCTCAAATCAACCCGTCCTACCCTGCCAAATGACTGACCTACCACAAGCCAATCCCCCTATGCCCTACCGAGAGCTGCTCCCCCGTCACACACCCCCTccacctcctctctctctctctccctgccaaaagacgcatgtagcctcctctttgtttttttttaaattttttttatttcatttaattctcatttacttttaattttttaattaattttatttaaaaataactctcatataattatatttttaattttatttagttttatttttttaattaatttaatttactattttttatcaatactttatttttcaattttatataaattttatttagtttttattttttaattagtttaatttattatttttttcataatacttatattttttcaattgatttttttaaattttattttttattaattttttaatcaatttctttatcaaatttttatcagttttatttttttcaataattttttatatgtttataatcttttatttatttttagtttatatttaaaactaacaaaaatactaccaattaataatgaacacattcataacttaggaacaaacatatttttttcaaatgaagagtacatgtaataatacaaaaaaaaacataaaaatatataaaaatagaaatcttaatcaatattgcctccaaattctgctcccgatgcgtttggtggtggtgcacctattacttcgtaccacaaatgagcgcgtgtcctgtaacgagtgacccatcctttagcttcatacgatgaatgttgccaccaccaagttgaaatgggtggtacaggataatgaggatataagaaaacttgtacgaagtgattgccaacatgagcaatagctatttctcaacgctcttggtttggaacttgaggagttcttaatggcaagtgagtaaaacaactcctaatattctcaccaaatgtatgaagtacaagattgtactttgatgcgatgacaattcccaaaggcatagcgtccatccaatatatttctggtgcccactgctcgaaataattcaatgagaataatagattggttaccaaatttggatctggataaagttgatcatatagatccttattttgttgaatctcttctataagctcaaatcgtacttgaacccaaccttcttcaccatacccaattagtgtagctattgccctgaatccacaatgaccatcaggttgaacatcaacagtgtgagaaatataacgctgcagaggcacaagtaatttctcaatataagtatcacggatgggtggaactggagagtgatcatgagtcgtttgagtattgcgaaccttcgaccctcttccacgtcttcctctcccttgagatgttgcaatcggttgagagaccctagatcctgaagtggatgcttctccgaaagaagatatgcggcgtccactttgctcatctctatccgtaggtcgacctctatgttctgtgttgtatgaaggagctggcaatgtactttgagatggatcaatcatatcaagaaacttgtttatcatat
Coding sequences within it:
- the LOC122014894 gene encoding UPF0664 stress-induced protein C29B12.11c-like — protein: MAMNPQLFPNGMPVPFVGELFVLARDGVEFEIDKIPGEDHVKAKGIIYLSNIRMVFVAKKPVGNFVAFDMPLLFVHGEKFNQPIFHCNNISGSVEPVVPEGQHSALYSTHKFKILFKEGGCGTFVPLFLNLIGTVRQYNQHAAAYRAQEAAAHVDPLQAAQTPVDDMMRRAYVDPNDPTRIFLQQPTPESQLRRRTYHPNSAENSY